The following are encoded in a window of Arthrobacter woluwensis genomic DNA:
- the thiD gene encoding bifunctional hydroxymethylpyrimidine kinase/phosphomethylpyrimidine kinase, protein MTRVPVASSLLPAEAPPRPRVLSIAGSDPSGGAGIQADLKSIAANGGYGMAAITALTAQNTRGVRGVHVPPVEFLTQQLEAVSDDITVDAVKIGMLGNTAVIDTVSSWLERHRPPVVVLDPVMVASSGDRLLDAAAEAALERLLGLADVVTPNIPELAVLLGESPASDWESALEQGKRLAAAHGVAVLVKGGHLEGETAWDALVDLSGRSVSDVTVFEGPRVATENTHGTGCSLSSAVATLLGAGLDPEHAVRQAKSWLLEAIRTSSELQVGHGHGPVNHFHHGVLAGARSQAAYAGELWSTAAADLERIHALPFIEQLGAGSLAEADFAYYLAQDALYLNAYSRVLAAASMLAPTEAEQAFWAKGARECLEVEAELHRTWLVGREVSLTQGPETRQYVDHLLARAAEGDYAVLVAAVLPCYWLYAEVGATLFRAFEEAGAPDSHPYAVWLRSYSDPAFAESTRQAIAWTAQAARQADPARWARMQEAFAVSSGFEVDFFDAPRRRGPRSASGIR, encoded by the coding sequence ATGACCCGTGTCCCCGTCGCATCGTCGCTCCTGCCGGCGGAGGCCCCGCCCCGGCCCCGGGTGCTCAGCATCGCCGGATCCGATCCGAGCGGGGGAGCGGGCATCCAGGCGGATCTCAAGAGCATCGCGGCCAACGGCGGCTACGGCATGGCGGCGATCACGGCGCTGACGGCCCAGAACACCCGCGGCGTCCGTGGGGTGCACGTCCCGCCCGTGGAGTTTCTGACGCAGCAGCTCGAGGCGGTCAGCGATGACATCACCGTCGACGCGGTGAAGATCGGCATGCTCGGCAATACCGCGGTCATCGACACCGTCAGCTCGTGGCTGGAACGGCATCGGCCGCCGGTCGTGGTCCTGGATCCGGTCATGGTGGCGAGCAGTGGGGACCGGCTCTTGGACGCCGCAGCGGAGGCCGCCTTGGAGCGCCTCCTCGGCCTGGCCGACGTCGTGACCCCCAACATCCCTGAACTGGCCGTGCTGCTGGGGGAGAGCCCGGCCTCCGATTGGGAGTCGGCCCTGGAACAGGGGAAGCGCCTCGCCGCCGCCCACGGGGTGGCCGTGCTGGTCAAGGGCGGTCACCTGGAGGGCGAGACGGCCTGGGATGCCCTCGTGGATCTGAGCGGCCGCTCGGTGTCCGATGTGACGGTGTTCGAGGGACCCCGCGTGGCGACGGAGAACACGCACGGCACAGGCTGCTCGCTGTCCTCGGCGGTGGCCACACTCCTCGGAGCCGGGCTCGACCCGGAGCACGCCGTGCGGCAGGCGAAGTCGTGGCTCCTCGAAGCCATCCGGACCTCGTCGGAGCTCCAGGTGGGCCACGGCCACGGACCGGTGAACCACTTCCACCACGGCGTTCTCGCGGGCGCCCGGAGCCAGGCGGCGTACGCCGGCGAACTCTGGTCCACGGCCGCTGCGGATCTGGAACGCATCCATGCCCTGCCTTTCATCGAGCAGCTGGGGGCGGGAAGCCTGGCGGAGGCGGACTTCGCCTACTATCTGGCACAGGACGCCCTGTACCTCAATGCCTACTCGCGCGTGCTGGCCGCTGCGAGCATGCTGGCCCCCACGGAGGCGGAGCAGGCATTCTGGGCCAAGGGCGCCCGGGAATGCCTCGAGGTGGAGGCCGAACTGCACCGCACCTGGCTCGTCGGCCGGGAGGTCAGCCTGACGCAGGGGCCAGAGACGCGCCAGTACGTGGACCACCTGCTCGCGCGCGCCGCCGAGGGCGACTACGCCGTCCTGGTCGCCGCCGTCCTGCCCTGCTACTGGCTCTACGCCGAGGTGGGGGCCACCTTGTTCCGCGCCTTCGAGGAGGCGGGGGCGCCGGACAGCCACCCCTACGCGGTCTGGCTCCGCAGCTACTCGGACCCTGCCTTCGCCGAGTCCACCCGCCAGGCCATCGCCTGGACCGCTCAGGCGGCCCGGCAGGCCGACCCGGCCCGCTGGGCACGGATGCAGGAGGCCTTCGCGGTGTCCTCCGGCTTCGAGGTGGACTTCTTTGACGCGCCGCGCCGACGTGGTCCGCGGAGTGCGTCCGGCATCCGCTAG